Proteins encoded by one window of Streptomyces uncialis:
- a CDS encoding STAS domain-containing protein has translation MIRRPVFAHRTTFAPGRTADAQWATIRLSGELDLESGAEFDTVVELNLACRPAGIRVDLTALRFMDCAGLRHLESAAEAAARAGVPFSLCGTRQPLIDRLMRLTGSPLLSATGGGDCGIRGGPAPAGARLSEVLHGYWERVLRMSMLTVAGGTILSSLLVAALVQAD, from the coding sequence GTGATCCGGCGCCCGGTCTTCGCGCACCGGACGACATTCGCCCCGGGGCGGACGGCGGACGCGCAATGGGCCACCATCCGTCTGTCGGGAGAACTGGACCTCGAATCGGGTGCGGAGTTCGACACCGTGGTCGAGCTCAACCTGGCCTGCCGTCCGGCGGGTATCCGGGTCGACCTGACCGCCCTGCGGTTCATGGACTGCGCCGGGCTGCGGCACCTGGAGAGCGCGGCCGAAGCGGCGGCCCGGGCCGGCGTGCCCTTCTCCCTCTGCGGTACCCGACAGCCCCTCATCGACCGGCTCATGCGGCTGACGGGCTCCCCTCTGCTGTCCGCCACCGGAGGAGGCGACTGCGGCATCCGCGGGGGCCCGGCCCCGGCCGGGGCCCGGCTGAGCGAGGTGCTGCACGGCTACTGGGAACGCGTCCTGAGGATGTCCATGCTCACGGTCGCCGGTGGCACCATCCTCAGTTCGCTCCTCGTGGCCGCCCTGGTCCAGGCCGACTGA
- a CDS encoding helix-turn-helix domain-containing protein produces MPFAVQSYDEVVAHDTTWGEHSHPFHELLWNGRGASTAVVGARVWTITPALGLWMPAGTLHSGSAVAGTWFRASFFGFHTTPSISPAPVAVEITPLLRLLLERLGAPGLSAASRATTEAMVLDVLEPSPRELLVQAPASALLRPIAAALRADPGDRRTLADWATQLGVSGRTISRAFNAETGTSFARWIASVRAQHAVALLSRGWDVEAVAEEVGYRSASAFGAAFRRTTGLTPGTFRVL; encoded by the coding sequence ATGCCGTTCGCCGTCCAGTCGTACGACGAGGTCGTCGCGCACGACACCACCTGGGGCGAGCACTCCCATCCGTTCCACGAGCTGCTGTGGAACGGGCGCGGCGCGTCGACCGCGGTGGTCGGGGCGCGGGTCTGGACGATCACTCCCGCGCTCGGTCTGTGGATGCCGGCGGGCACCCTGCACTCGGGTTCGGCGGTGGCGGGGACCTGGTTCCGGGCGAGCTTCTTCGGGTTCCACACCACACCGTCCATCTCCCCGGCGCCGGTGGCCGTGGAGATCACCCCGCTGCTGCGGCTGCTGCTGGAGCGGCTCGGCGCTCCCGGGCTCTCCGCCGCCTCACGGGCGACCACCGAGGCGATGGTGCTCGACGTGCTCGAACCGTCGCCGCGCGAACTGCTGGTCCAGGCGCCCGCGTCGGCGCTGCTGCGGCCGATCGCCGCGGCGCTGCGGGCAGATCCGGGCGACCGGCGCACCCTCGCGGACTGGGCAACACAGCTGGGGGTGAGCGGCCGGACCATCAGCCGTGCGTTCAACGCGGAGACGGGGACCAGCTTCGCGCGCTGGATCGCCTCGGTCCGGGCTCAGCACGCCGTCGCCCTGCTGAGCCGGGGCTGGGACGTGGAGGCGGTGGCCGAAGAGGTCGGGTACCGGTCGGCGAGCGCCTTCGGGGCGGCGTTCCGGCGGACGACGGGGCTCACCCCTGGCACGTTCCGGGTGCTCTGA
- a CDS encoding GAF and ANTAR domain-containing protein has protein sequence MHMEMRESPHNHPAVPGVPGVPAVAAVPGVAAVPADEQRDQRDGTVQPAESDAGSRNRLLARDAISAAQDVLLERYRLASAQTAFDLLRETSQRLNIKMHTLADAVVRVPGPGPGADLWFPGRGRSAPPPLPLLGIDQDRPVRLPEVLKAAMRRVLDVTETDMGNVQLAAGNGVLRLERHTGLDRQFTDFFAFVGSPNSATSCGYAAEQRRQVTVRDVSTADLFDEESRRVILRAGSRACHSVPLVDPHGVPLGMISSHHERPLNDFSAARIGALRETGTAVGRWLSWYRRTTVLDALEDLHRRASGAASAGPPSSASSGAAPGPAAEDSARRRTDGRTDGVRP, from the coding sequence ATGCATATGGAAATGCGGGAGAGCCCGCACAATCACCCCGCTGTTCCCGGTGTACCCGGTGTACCCGCAGTTGCCGCTGTTCCCGGTGTTGCCGCTGTTCCCGCGGATGAACAGCGGGATCAGCGGGACGGGACCGTTCAGCCCGCAGAGTCGGACGCCGGGTCACGGAACCGTCTGCTGGCCCGCGACGCGATATCGGCGGCGCAGGACGTCCTGCTGGAGCGTTACCGTCTCGCCTCCGCGCAGACGGCGTTCGACCTGCTGCGGGAGACCTCGCAGCGCCTCAACATCAAGATGCATACCCTCGCCGACGCGGTGGTGCGCGTGCCCGGCCCCGGTCCCGGGGCGGATCTGTGGTTCCCCGGCCGGGGCCGGAGCGCCCCGCCGCCTCTGCCGCTGCTGGGGATCGACCAGGATCGTCCCGTGCGGCTGCCCGAGGTGCTGAAGGCCGCGATGCGGCGGGTCCTGGACGTCACGGAGACGGACATGGGCAATGTCCAGCTGGCGGCCGGGAACGGCGTCCTCAGACTGGAGAGGCACACCGGTCTGGACCGGCAGTTCACCGACTTCTTCGCCTTCGTCGGCAGTCCGAACTCGGCGACGTCCTGCGGGTACGCGGCGGAGCAGCGGCGGCAGGTCACCGTCCGCGATGTGAGCACCGCGGACCTGTTCGACGAGGAATCGCGGCGGGTCATCCTGCGGGCCGGGAGCCGCGCCTGTCACAGCGTCCCGCTGGTCGACCCCCATGGGGTCCCGCTGGGCATGATCTCCTCCCATCACGAGCGTCCGCTGAACGATTTCAGCGCGGCGCGCATCGGTGCCTTGCGGGAGACGGGTACGGCGGTGGGCCGGTGGCTGTCCTGGTACCGGCGCACCACCGTTCTGGACGCGCTGGAGGACCTGCACAGGAGAGCGAGCGGTGCGGCCTCCGCCGGGCCGCCGTCATCGGCGTCCTCCGGGGCCGCCCCGGGACCGGCGGCGGAGGACTCCGCCCGGCGCCGGACGGACGGCCGGACGGACGGCGTGCGGCCGTAG
- a CDS encoding SRPBCC family protein has product MSKIEESVEVAVPVSTAYNQWTQFEEFPRFMDAVERIEQLTSTLTHWVTKVDGVSREFDAEITEQRPDERVAWTTVAGEIRQAGVVTFHRLDDTRTKVMLQLDHDPQGITDTVGDKLGFVRRQAKGDLKNFKEFIEARGTETGAWRGTA; this is encoded by the coding sequence ATGTCGAAGATCGAGGAATCCGTCGAGGTCGCCGTCCCGGTGAGCACGGCCTACAACCAGTGGACGCAGTTCGAGGAGTTCCCGCGATTCATGGACGCGGTGGAACGGATCGAGCAGCTCACGTCCACGCTGACGCACTGGGTCACCAAGGTGGACGGGGTGAGCCGGGAGTTCGACGCGGAGATCACCGAGCAGCGGCCCGACGAGCGGGTCGCCTGGACCACGGTGGCGGGTGAGATCCGTCAGGCCGGGGTGGTCACCTTCCACCGGCTCGACGACACCCGGACCAAGGTCATGCTCCAGCTCGACCACGATCCGCAGGGCATCACCGACACCGTCGGCGACAAGCTCGGCTTCGTCCGCCGCCAGGCCAAGGGCGATCTGAAGAACTTCAAGGAGTTCATCGAGGCGCGCGGCACCGAGACCGGCGCCTGGCGCGGCACCGCCTGA
- a CDS encoding iron-siderophore ABC transporter substrate-binding protein: MRSYRLRLFSTAAALLTLAACGGPTDAGGDGEDGAEKDSTSSAESSGKSSGTFPLTVEHALGKATLKEKPKRVATVNWANHEVPLALGVVPVGMASADFGDDDGDGVLPWVEKKLDELGAKTPVLFDENDGIDFEAVADTDPDVILASYSGLTKQDYATLSEIAPVVAYPDAPWATPWREIVRSNSKAIGLADEGEKLIGELEGDISRTVAKYPQLKGKSAMFMTHVDPGDVSKIGYYTAHDTRTLFFEDLGLRIPGSVAKASKGTDKFALTRSAEQVDVFDDVDIITGYGDGKGALTKTLREDPLLSKIPAVERGSMYLLPGSSPLATAANPTPLSISWVLEDYVAALAKAADKVK; the protein is encoded by the coding sequence ATGCGTTCATACCGTCTGCGGCTGTTCAGCACGGCCGCCGCACTTCTGACCCTCGCGGCCTGCGGCGGTCCCACCGACGCCGGGGGCGACGGCGAGGACGGCGCGGAGAAGGACTCCACTTCGTCCGCCGAGTCGTCCGGGAAGTCCTCCGGCACGTTCCCGCTCACGGTCGAGCACGCGCTGGGCAAGGCCACCCTCAAGGAGAAGCCGAAGCGCGTCGCCACGGTGAACTGGGCCAACCACGAGGTGCCGCTGGCCCTCGGCGTCGTCCCGGTCGGCATGGCCTCGGCGGACTTCGGTGACGACGACGGCGACGGGGTGCTGCCCTGGGTGGAGAAGAAGCTGGACGAGCTGGGCGCCAAGACCCCCGTCCTGTTCGACGAGAACGACGGCATCGACTTCGAAGCCGTCGCGGACACCGACCCGGACGTCATCCTCGCCTCCTATTCCGGTCTGACGAAGCAGGACTACGCCACCCTCAGCGAGATAGCCCCCGTGGTGGCGTACCCGGACGCCCCGTGGGCGACCCCGTGGCGGGAGATCGTGCGGAGCAACAGCAAGGCCATCGGGCTCGCCGACGAGGGCGAGAAGCTGATCGGGGAGCTGGAGGGCGACATCAGCCGGACCGTCGCCAAGTACCCGCAGCTCAAGGGCAAGTCGGCGATGTTCATGACCCATGTCGACCCCGGTGACGTCAGCAAGATCGGCTACTACACCGCGCACGACACCCGGACGCTGTTCTTCGAGGACCTCGGGCTGAGGATCCCCGGCAGCGTCGCCAAGGCGTCGAAGGGCACGGACAAGTTCGCGCTGACGCGCAGCGCCGAGCAGGTCGACGTGTTCGACGACGTCGACATCATCACCGGCTACGGCGACGGCAAGGGCGCGCTGACGAAGACGCTGCGCGAGGACCCGCTGCTGTCGAAGATCCCCGCGGTCGAGCGCGGCTCGATGTATCTGCTGCCCGGCAGCTCGCCGCTGGCGACGGCGGCCAACCCGACGCCGCTGTCGATCTCGTGGGTGCTGGAGGACTACGTGGCCGCGCTCGCCAAGGCCGCGGACAAGGTCAAGTGA
- a CDS encoding FecCD family ABC transporter permease, with protein MTTVPARRTPDAAVVRRPVRARPLWLLAAVVVLAALMVASVAFGSRAVGWSDVWAALGGSDTTLEQAAAVKRIPRTVLAVLIGAALGLAGAVMQGVTRNPLADPGILGVNMGASLAVVTAVAFFGLSSPVGYIWVAMAGAALSAAFVYGVGSLGRGGATPLKLALSGAATSAAFASLVTAVVLPRNDIAGSFRLWQIGGVGGASFDRIGQVLPFLVVGFVICLVSAKALNSLALGEELAAGLGERVALARGTAALGAVVLCGAATAVAGPIAFVGLVVPHACRLLAGVDHRWLLPFSALLGAALLTAADVAGRVVARPAEVDVGIVTALIGAPFFIWIVRRQKVRAL; from the coding sequence GTGACGACCGTCCCCGCCCGTCGGACACCGGACGCCGCCGTGGTGCGGCGTCCGGTGCGTGCCCGGCCGCTGTGGCTCCTCGCGGCGGTCGTCGTGCTGGCCGCGCTGATGGTGGCCTCCGTCGCGTTCGGTTCCAGGGCCGTCGGCTGGTCCGACGTCTGGGCCGCGCTCGGCGGTTCGGACACGACCCTGGAGCAGGCCGCCGCCGTCAAGCGGATACCCCGCACGGTGCTCGCCGTGCTGATCGGGGCGGCGCTGGGTCTCGCGGGCGCCGTGATGCAGGGGGTGACACGCAATCCGCTGGCCGATCCGGGCATCCTGGGCGTCAACATGGGCGCGTCGCTCGCCGTGGTCACGGCGGTCGCGTTCTTCGGGCTCTCCTCCCCCGTCGGGTACATCTGGGTCGCGATGGCGGGGGCCGCGCTGTCGGCCGCGTTCGTGTACGGCGTCGGTTCGCTGGGCAGGGGCGGCGCCACCCCCCTGAAACTGGCGCTCTCCGGGGCGGCGACCTCGGCCGCGTTCGCCTCGCTGGTGACCGCCGTGGTGCTGCCGCGCAACGACATCGCCGGGAGCTTCCGGCTCTGGCAGATCGGCGGGGTGGGCGGCGCCTCCTTCGACCGTATCGGGCAGGTGCTGCCGTTCCTCGTGGTGGGGTTCGTGATCTGTCTGGTGTCGGCCAAGGCGCTGAACTCGCTGGCGCTCGGTGAGGAACTCGCGGCGGGCCTCGGCGAGCGGGTCGCCCTGGCCCGGGGCACGGCCGCGCTCGGCGCCGTCGTGCTGTGCGGCGCGGCGACCGCGGTCGCCGGGCCGATCGCCTTCGTCGGTCTCGTCGTCCCGCACGCCTGCCGGCTGCTCGCCGGGGTGGACCACCGGTGGCTGCTGCCCTTCTCCGCGCTGCTGGGCGCGGCACTGCTCACGGCGGCCGATGTGGCCGGGCGGGTGGTCGCCCGGCCCGCCGAGGTCGATGTGGGCATCGTGACGGCGCTGATCGGCGCCCCGTTCTTCATCTGGATCGTCCGCCGGCAGAAAGTGCGTGCTCTGTGA
- a CDS encoding FecCD family ABC transporter permease: MSAVVLPPPQSSTAAVARGRARRAVRRRTVTLVLAGSVAAVFTVTLMVGRTYYPLDDVIRVVLGERVPGASFTVGRLRLPRAVLAVVAGLSFGLAGVTFQTMLRNPLASPDVIGISSGASAAAAVAIVTLSLGGSQVSGLAIAAALAVALLVYTLAFKDGVVGTRLILIGIGIAAMLDSLIAYVLSQAAEWDLQEAMRWLTGSLNGTTWNETVPAAAALAVLAPVLLSRARDLSSMQLGDDTAAALGVRVERTRITVIVAAVGLIAFATAAAGPIAFVAFLSGPIAARITGPGGSPLVPAALVGALLVLVADLTGQFAFDTRFPVGVVTGVLGAPYLVYLIIRTNRAGGSL; the protein is encoded by the coding sequence GTGAGCGCCGTCGTCCTCCCCCCACCGCAGTCCTCCACCGCGGCCGTGGCACGCGGCCGGGCCCGCCGGGCGGTTCGCCGTCGCACGGTCACCCTGGTGCTGGCCGGGTCCGTGGCGGCCGTGTTCACGGTGACCCTGATGGTCGGGCGGACGTACTACCCGCTCGACGACGTGATCCGGGTGGTGCTCGGTGAGCGGGTGCCGGGGGCGTCGTTCACGGTCGGCCGGCTGCGGCTGCCGCGGGCGGTGCTCGCCGTGGTGGCGGGCCTGAGCTTCGGGCTGGCCGGTGTCACCTTCCAGACCATGCTCCGCAATCCGCTCGCCAGCCCCGATGTCATCGGCATCAGTTCGGGCGCGAGCGCGGCGGCGGCCGTCGCGATCGTCACGCTGTCCCTCGGGGGTTCGCAGGTGTCGGGCCTGGCGATCGCCGCCGCCCTCGCCGTGGCGCTGCTCGTCTACACCCTGGCCTTCAAGGACGGGGTGGTGGGCACCCGGCTGATCCTCATCGGGATCGGTATCGCCGCGATGCTCGACAGCCTGATCGCGTATGTGCTCTCCCAGGCCGCCGAGTGGGATCTCCAGGAGGCGATGCGCTGGCTGACAGGCAGCCTCAACGGCACCACGTGGAACGAGACCGTGCCCGCCGCCGCGGCGCTGGCGGTGCTGGCCCCCGTGCTGCTGTCGCGGGCGCGCGATCTGTCGTCGATGCAGCTCGGGGACGACACCGCCGCCGCCCTCGGGGTCCGCGTCGAACGCACCCGGATCACGGTGATCGTCGCCGCGGTCGGGCTGATCGCGTTCGCCACGGCGGCGGCCGGGCCGATCGCCTTCGTCGCGTTCCTGTCCGGGCCCATCGCGGCGCGGATCACCGGGCCCGGCGGTTCGCCGCTGGTGCCCGCCGCGCTGGTCGGCGCGCTGCTGGTGCTGGTCGCCGATCTCACCGGTCAGTTCGCCTTCGACACCCGCTTCCCGGTCGGCGTCGTCACCGGTGTGCTCGGCGCTCCCTATCTCGTGTACCTGATCATCCGCACCAACCGCGCGGGAGGCTCCCTGTGA